Proteins encoded within one genomic window of Brassica rapa cultivar Chiifu-401-42 chromosome A09, CAAS_Brap_v3.01, whole genome shotgun sequence:
- the LOC103839150 gene encoding nucleoside diphosphate kinase 1-like: protein MEQTFIMIKPDGVQRGLVGEIICRFEKKGFTLKGLKLITVDRPFAEKHYQDLSAKPFFSSLVDYIISGPVVAMIWEGKNVVLTGRKIIGATNPAASEPGTIRGDYAIDIGRNVIHGSDSVESANKEAALWFPDGPVNWQSSLHSWIYE from the exons ATGGAGCAAACTTTCATCATGATCAAGCCCGACGGCGTCCAGAGGGGTCTG GTCGGTGAAATCATCTGCAGATTCGAGAAGAAGGGTTTTACTTTGAAAG GTCTAAAGCTGATCACTGTGGACCGTCCTTTTGCTGAGAAACACTACCAAGATTTGTCTGCCAAGCCTTTCTTCAGTAGCCTTGTTGATTACATCATCTCTGGTCCAGTCGTTGCAATGATCTGGGAGGGGAAGAACGTTGTTTTGACAGGAAGGAAGATCATTGGAGCAACTAACCCTGCTGCTTCTGAACCAGGAACCATCCGGGGCGATTATGCTATTGACATTGGCAGGAACGTGATCCATGGGAGCGACTCAGTGGAGAGTGCTAACAAGGAAGCTGCGTTGTGGTTCCCTGACGGACCTGTCAACTGGCAGAGCAGCCTTCATTCTTGGATCTACGAATGA
- the LOC103839148 gene encoding TIR domain-containing protein, with protein MVDPARPRPPQVFLNSGATELPDDFIKHLVSGLTDLGILNIFMDRDDWWGRDLDRIFTCIEESTIALVIFSPSYPETEWCLDELVKMKERANNNKLLVIPIFFNVSKNDVRNFEGEFGDRFMELRKRYTKYKYDPFRVQRWETSVMTISRMEASLTWETQSSSISIAMDIIREVNKELNIASDAGFSLPLGFHKDMHSKLTNGEVFVSAFLVAFLFRLFIARLLFTDMTFFGTAKWLVGFPIAIVVLYQLHCALTQQNRRAPDP; from the exons ATGGTGGATCCAGCACGACCACGACCACCTCAAGTGTTTCTCAATTCAGGCGCAACCGAGTTGCCTGATGATTTCATCAAACATCTCGTGTCGGGCTTGACCGATCTAGGGATACTCAACATTTTCATGGACAGAGACGACTGGTGGGGAAGAGACCTAGACCGTATATTTACCTGCATCGAGGAGTCAACAATCGCGCTCGTTATCTTCTCACCGTCTTATCCAGAGACAGAGTGGTGCTTGGACGAGCTTGTTAAAATGAAGGAACGAGCAAACAACAACAAACTATTGGTAATTCCTATCTTCTTTAACGTGAGCAAGAACGACGTGAGAAACTTTGAGGGAGAGTTTGGAGATCGATTCATGGAGCTGAGAAAAAGATATACGAAATACAAATACGATCCTTTTAGGGTTCAAAGATGGGAAACGTCGGTGATGACTATTTCAAGAATGGAGGCCAGTTTGACGTGGGAAACACAAAG CTCGAGTATCTCTATTGCCATGGATATCATTAGGGAGGTTAACAAGGAGCTAAACATAGCCTCGGATGCGGGATTCTCCTTGCCCTTAGGGTTCCACAAAGATATGCATTCAAAATTGACGAATGGAGAAGTGTTTGTTTCTGCTTTTCTTGTGGCTTTTCTCTTTAGACTCTTCATAGCTCGTCTTCTTTTCACAGATATGACCTTTTTCGGCACTGCAAAGTGGTTAGTAGGTTTCCCAATTGCGATTGTTGTATTATACCAGTTACATTGTGCATTGACACAACAAAACAGACGAGCACCTGATCCTTGA
- the LOC103839146 gene encoding F-box/FBD/LRR-repeat protein At2g26030-like, which yields MGCDRISALPDCLITEILLWLPTMDSVKTSVLSTRWRNLWLDVPGLDIKFLSSNANTITSFIKRFLEFNSDARLRKFKITYDTSKGHDPFGIREWIATAINRGAQHLDVVYTFVRYMSFKEFMPLDIYKSKTLVSLKLVEVGMSNPDFVVSLPCLKNMHLEKVTYSGKDPSFMEKLISGCPVLEDLTVFRSSDDNVLALRVRSKSLKRFSVRSNRWSRIHSREFALEIDAPGLKYMKLGDQKSERIVVKNLRSLFMVDIDSIFNVGRNTNLEMKKDTIRDFLNGISCVRHMIVSQLTLEVCTPTLDAYIIISLRIILTLTKI from the coding sequence ATGGGTTGCGATAGAATCAGTGCCCTGCCGGATTGTTTGATAACTGAGATACTCTTATGGCTTCCGACCATGGATTCTGTTAAGACAAGCGTTTTATCGACCCGGTGGAGAAACCTATGGCTTGATGTTCCAGGGCTAGACATTAAATTCCTTTCTAGCAATGCTAATACAATCACTAGCTTCATTAAAAGATTTCTGGAATTTAACAGCGATGCACGCCTGCGAAAGTTCAAGATAACGTATGACACGTCCAAGGGTCATGATCCCTTTGGAATCAGAGAGTGGATCGCCACAGCTATAAATCGAGGAGCTCAGCATTTAGATGTGGTTTACACATTTGTTAGGTATATGTCTTTCAAAGAGTTCATGCCTCTAGACATTTATAAGAGCAAGACATTGGTGTCTTTAAAGCTTGTAGAAGTAGGGATGTCTAATCCCGACTTTGTTGTTTCTCTACCTTGTCTGAAGAACATGCATCTTGAAAAAGTTACGTACAGTGGTAAGGATCCTTCATTCATGGAGAAGCTCATCTCAGGCTGTCCGGTTCTTGAAGATCTAACAGTGTTCAGGTCGTCTGATGATAACGTACTGGCTCTTCGTGTGAGATCTAAGAGTCTTAAGAGGTTTAGTGTAAGGTCTAACCGCTGGAGTAGAATCCATAGTAGGGAGTTCGCGCTGGAGATTGATGCTCCGGGACTCAAATATATGAAGTTAGGAGATCAAAAGTCTGAAAGAATCGTGGTGAAGAATCTAAGATCTTTGTTTATGGTCGACATTGATTCCATATTCAATGTTGGACGTAACACTAATTTGGAAATGAAGAAAGATACTATCCGTGATTTTCTCAATGGTATTTCTTGCGTAAGGCATATGATCGTCTCTCAGCTTACTCTGGAGGTATGCACACCTACTCTTGATGCATATATAATAATTAGTCTTCGGATTATTCTTACACTGacaaaaatttag